A window of the Virgibacillus pantothenticus genome harbors these coding sequences:
- a CDS encoding sensor histidine kinase, whose translation MNSIKRRIAIHFLLQFIFMILLVTAIILLILFLWIKQLINYEINSNYPNGMLDAIVAETAVDDDYTVIPEEWVKKITEKNMWLQIINKTGTVIHEENTPKDLPNQYSLKEIINLDQQKSLGEYQITTLVDSFYYNDPYYFVLGYQDEIQHLLTEWKKLANENGSLKEEHIPKLQEEVGALGGYLDIVKSNGDVSRRIGESDKPKKYDNLQITAQLAEPSHYGTSIHVTEVGDNLWVLHSTLDEYQGDGSIVQRAIFALVCVSITLLLIIICLSIWHGIRYGQPLLLFISWLERMKNGQFEKVFTEKEKRKLFTKKNQIKRRFRLYREVIDEIYDMADQFSSLEKERAQLERKRDEWMAGVSHDLRTPLSTIQGYAHLLESAQYRWNDTELQEIGEVLRVKSDYMLELVKDFTFISRLKEQKVEDSFARIDIKALLTTCQYKYKEYSNIHISLPNQSLLIKGKEQWLERLLDNLIINAEKHNPSETQITVTATLQLPYAVIIVEDNGIGMDDETKQNLFTRYYRGTSSAEQTDGSGLGMSIAKAIVEAHNGFIDVSSQLQKGTTIKVKIPLNRI comes from the coding sequence ATGAATTCAATTAAACGAAGAATTGCTATTCATTTCCTACTCCAATTTATTTTTATGATTTTGTTAGTTACAGCTATTATACTTCTTATCTTATTCTTATGGATAAAACAATTAATAAATTACGAAATTAATAGCAATTATCCGAACGGTATGTTGGATGCGATTGTAGCGGAAACAGCCGTTGATGACGACTATACTGTTATTCCCGAAGAATGGGTCAAAAAAATAACCGAAAAAAATATGTGGTTACAAATTATTAATAAAACCGGTACAGTTATCCATGAAGAAAATACTCCTAAAGATTTACCGAATCAGTATTCATTGAAAGAAATAATAAACTTAGATCAACAGAAGTCATTAGGCGAGTATCAAATCACTACTTTAGTTGATTCTTTTTATTATAATGATCCATATTACTTTGTTCTTGGTTATCAAGATGAAATTCAACACCTGTTAACGGAATGGAAAAAACTAGCTAATGAAAATGGCAGTCTTAAAGAAGAACATATTCCTAAATTACAAGAGGAGGTAGGAGCCTTAGGTGGATATTTAGACATTGTTAAGTCAAATGGCGATGTTAGCAGACGAATTGGCGAAAGCGACAAGCCAAAGAAATATGATAATTTACAAATTACAGCACAGTTAGCTGAGCCTAGTCACTATGGAACATCCATTCATGTAACAGAAGTAGGAGATAACCTTTGGGTGTTGCATTCCACATTAGATGAATATCAAGGAGATGGCTCAATAGTTCAGCGAGCTATTTTTGCCTTAGTCTGTGTTAGTATTACACTATTACTCATTATCATTTGTCTATCCATATGGCATGGGATTCGTTATGGACAGCCTTTACTATTATTTATCAGTTGGTTGGAAAGAATGAAAAACGGCCAATTTGAAAAAGTATTTACAGAGAAAGAAAAACGAAAATTATTTACTAAAAAAAACCAAATAAAAAGAAGATTTCGCCTCTATAGAGAAGTCATTGACGAAATTTATGATATGGCAGATCAGTTTTCCTCTCTTGAGAAAGAACGTGCTCAACTAGAGAGAAAACGTGACGAATGGATGGCTGGCGTCTCTCATGATTTACGAACACCACTTTCAACTATACAAGGCTATGCGCATTTGTTGGAAAGTGCACAATACCGATGGAATGATACAGAACTTCAAGAAATTGGCGAGGTGCTCCGTGTCAAGAGTGACTACATGCTTGAACTTGTAAAAGATTTCACCTTTATTTCTAGATTAAAAGAGCAAAAAGTAGAGGATTCCTTTGCAAGGATTGATATAAAAGCACTCCTAACAACTTGTCAATATAAATATAAAGAATATAGCAATATTCATATTTCTTTACCCAACCAATCATTGCTCATAAAAGGAAAAGAACAATGGTTAGAACGTTTACTTGATAACTTGATTATTAATGCAGAAAAACACAATCCTTCAGAAACTCAAATTACTGTTACTGCAACATTGCAACTACCATATGCTGTTATTATAGTAGAAGATAATGGCATAGGAATGGATGATGAAACGAAACAAAATCTATTCACTCGCTACTATCGTGGAACATCTAGTGCAGAACAAACAGATGGAAGTGGATTAGGTATGAGTATTGCAAAAGCTATTGTCGAAGCGCATAATGGATTCATTGATGTTTCATCCCAACTTCAAAAAGGAACAACCATTAAGGTGAAAATCCCTTTAAACAGAATATAA
- a CDS encoding ROK family protein has translation MTQYLAFDFGGTFIKYALVDEEANISFENKIPTPKSLQDLMNFIQQTVHQIKLKEVIQGLAISCPGTITATGDVQGTSAIPYLHDLALKETLQEATGEQVAIENDANCAALAELWKGGAAGLQDVLVIVIGTGIGGAVISNGALYRGAHLYGGEFGYSILYADPETKDINHWSHMGSTSAIIRKVAKQKGVPANQLSGEQIFAMAEDGDAICQQAIDEFYFILATGIYNLQHIYDPEIILIGGGISTRPDFMSTLSTNIHEIQQMMKIGNPHGKVATCTFLQRANLIGATYHFIQTNH, from the coding sequence ATGACACAGTATCTCGCATTTGATTTTGGAGGCACATTTATAAAATACGCGTTAGTAGATGAAGAGGCAAACATTTCTTTTGAAAATAAGATCCCTACTCCCAAAAGTTTACAAGACTTGATGAATTTTATCCAACAAACTGTCCACCAAATAAAGCTAAAAGAAGTCATTCAGGGACTAGCGATTAGTTGTCCAGGAACAATTACAGCTACTGGAGATGTACAAGGTACCAGCGCCATCCCATATTTACACGACCTTGCCTTAAAGGAAACACTTCAAGAGGCAACCGGCGAACAGGTTGCAATAGAAAACGATGCCAATTGTGCAGCTCTTGCTGAACTATGGAAGGGCGGTGCGGCCGGCCTTCAAGATGTATTAGTCATTGTCATAGGCACAGGTATTGGCGGTGCCGTTATTTCAAACGGTGCACTATATCGAGGTGCCCATCTGTATGGTGGAGAGTTCGGCTATTCTATTTTGTATGCAGACCCAGAAACAAAGGATATCAACCATTGGAGTCACATGGGTTCTACTTCTGCAATAATAAGAAAAGTAGCTAAACAAAAAGGAGTACCAGCAAATCAGCTTTCTGGTGAACAAATTTTTGCAATGGCTGAAGATGGAGATGCGATATGCCAGCAGGCTATTGACGAATTTTATTTCATACTAGCTACAGGCATATATAATTTACAACACATCTATGACCCAGAAATCATTTTAATTGGTGGTGGAATCAGTACACGACCTGATTTTATGTCTACATTATCTACCAACATACATGAGATCCAACAAATGATGAAAATAGGTAACCCGCACGGAAAAGTAGCCACTTGTACTTTTTTACAACGGGCAAATCTTATTGGTGCAACATATCATTTTATTCAAACCAATCACTAA
- a CDS encoding DUF418 domain-containing protein, with protein MNKKRITVVDQLRGFSLLGILIANMLIFQYGMYGKDELEYFSVSKFDDITHHLIEIFIETSFMPIFAFLFGYGMMKMKEKLEEKHLPVKRYLARRFLLLSIIGYFHGAYLWEGDILLIYGIIGFILLLFLKRRTKTILIWAIALLFITTFLSYGGKEVDLSTEDTSAMEDYIAKSKTVYQNGSYADILAFSSEDPLFEMFTEEELAATLLITPFLLLPMFLFGMYAANRRWFINLDRYQKRWRRLAILFILSGIVLKSLSLIIDGEGMTSLCFSLGGPVLAFGYIFAFSLLFHRKSHDIVVKGFEAVGKLSLSNYLLQTIVCVSIFYGYGLGLFGKLGVITGVGLSIVVFAIQMVLSFYYIKRFRSGPFEKIMRIWTYLSWSGKLNVKHEIQLQDKIS; from the coding sequence ATGAATAAAAAAAGAATAACAGTTGTCGATCAATTACGTGGTTTTAGTTTACTAGGCATATTAATCGCGAATATGTTAATTTTTCAATATGGAATGTATGGAAAGGATGAATTAGAGTACTTTTCTGTTTCAAAGTTTGATGATATCACGCATCATTTAATTGAAATATTTATAGAGACTAGTTTTATGCCAATTTTTGCTTTCTTGTTTGGTTACGGCATGATGAAGATGAAAGAGAAATTAGAAGAGAAGCATTTGCCTGTTAAGCGTTATTTAGCAAGGCGTTTTCTCCTGCTTTCGATTATAGGTTATTTTCATGGTGCCTATTTATGGGAAGGGGATATTTTATTGATCTATGGGATTATAGGATTTATCCTGCTCCTATTTCTAAAGCGAAGAACGAAAACCATTCTAATCTGGGCAATAGCTCTATTATTTATAACTACATTTTTAAGTTATGGGGGTAAAGAAGTAGACCTATCTACAGAAGACACCTCGGCTATGGAAGATTATATAGCAAAGTCAAAAACGGTTTATCAAAATGGTAGCTATGCGGATATTTTAGCATTTAGCAGTGAAGATCCTCTCTTTGAAATGTTTACTGAAGAGGAACTAGCAGCAACCTTACTGATTACACCTTTCCTATTGCTACCTATGTTTTTGTTTGGTATGTATGCCGCTAACCGAAGATGGTTCATAAATCTGGATAGATACCAAAAGCGTTGGAGAAGGTTAGCGATTTTGTTTATCTTGAGTGGTATAGTGCTAAAGTCATTATCACTAATAATCGATGGAGAGGGAATGACCAGTTTATGTTTTAGTTTAGGAGGGCCAGTGCTTGCCTTTGGATATATTTTTGCATTCTCTCTACTGTTTCACCGTAAATCGCATGATATAGTGGTGAAAGGGTTTGAAGCAGTTGGTAAGCTTTCGTTAAGTAACTATTTATTACAAACGATCGTATGTGTAAGTATATTTTACGGGTATGGTCTAGGGTTATTTGGTAAACTCGGCGTAATTACAGGCGTTGGATTATCAATTGTAGTTTTTGCTATACAAATGGTGTTAAGCTTTTATTATATAAAAAGATTTCGGTCTGGTCCATTTGAAAAGATAATGCGGATCTGGACATATTTGAGTTGGTCAGGGAAATTAAATGTAAAACATGAGATTCAATTGCAAGATAAAATCAGTTAA
- a CDS encoding iron-containing alcohol dehydrogenase: MTKQSQFSMPSINLFGQGSIQETGSRLKDVNAKKALLVTDDGLFKLGIADKIASIIKAAGLEVEIYPKAEPNPTDKNVADGVEAFKAANCDSLVSLGGGSSHDAAKGIGLVVSNGGTIHDYEGVDKSENPLVPLIAINTTAGTASEMTKFTIITDVKRHVKMAIIDKHVTPLVSINDPELMVGLPPALTAATGLDALTHAVEAYVSTAATPMTDSAAEKVFELIPEYLPRAFANGQDMEAREKMVYAQFLAGMAFNNASLGYVHAIAHQMGGFYNLPHGVCNAILLPHVCRYNLVGREDRFAKMAAYLGESVEGLSTREAAEKAIAAIERLAKDLNIPTGFKELGAKEEDIPTLAENAMKDATAATNPRKPKVEEVQAIIRQAM, from the coding sequence ATGACGAAACAGAGCCAATTTTCAATGCCGTCTATTAATCTATTTGGCCAAGGGAGTATTCAAGAAACTGGTTCACGCTTAAAAGATGTAAATGCCAAGAAAGCGCTTTTAGTGACAGATGATGGTCTATTTAAATTAGGAATTGCAGACAAAATTGCTAGTATTATTAAAGCAGCTGGATTGGAAGTAGAAATTTATCCAAAAGCAGAGCCAAACCCTACTGACAAAAACGTTGCTGATGGTGTGGAAGCTTTTAAAGCAGCAAATTGCGATTCCCTCGTATCTCTTGGAGGTGGATCTTCTCATGATGCTGCAAAAGGAATTGGGCTAGTTGTATCAAACGGAGGAACGATTCACGATTATGAAGGGGTAGATAAGTCTGAAAATCCGTTAGTACCTTTAATTGCCATTAACACAACTGCTGGAACAGCAAGTGAAATGACGAAGTTTACGATTATTACAGACGTAAAACGTCATGTAAAAATGGCAATTATTGATAAGCACGTTACGCCATTAGTATCGATCAACGACCCAGAATTAATGGTTGGACTACCGCCAGCTCTAACTGCTGCTACTGGATTAGATGCTTTAACGCATGCTGTTGAAGCATATGTATCAACTGCAGCAACGCCAATGACAGATTCAGCTGCTGAAAAAGTTTTTGAACTTATTCCTGAATATTTACCACGTGCATTCGCAAACGGACAAGATATGGAAGCACGTGAAAAAATGGTTTATGCTCAATTCTTAGCTGGAATGGCATTCAACAATGCTTCTCTAGGATACGTTCATGCAATTGCTCACCAAATGGGTGGATTCTATAACTTGCCACACGGCGTATGTAACGCGATTCTTTTACCACATGTATGCCGTTACAACCTAGTAGGTCGTGAAGATCGCTTTGCTAAGATGGCAGCATATTTAGGTGAGAGTGTAGAAGGCTTGAGCACACGTGAAGCAGCTGAAAAGGCAATTGCTGCTATCGAACGCCTTGCTAAAGATTTAAACATTCCAACAGGCTTTAAAGAGCTTGGAGCAAAAGAAGAAGACATTCCTACGCTTGCAGAAAACGCAATGAAGGATGCTACTGCTGCAACAAACCCTAGAAAGCCAAAGGTGGAAGAAGTTCAAGCAATCATTCGCCAAGCAATGTAA
- a CDS encoding M20/M25/M40 family metallo-hydrolase: protein MLDCREEILHLTKQFVQIESVVNTDGEKTLASSLYSIISSYHYFREHTDQVILQPTANDHMERYNVLAFIKGTKGQSNRTVILMGHLDTVDTFDFQHLQNEACSPEALMTRLQHEPLPPSVKAHLDSEDWLFGRGVLDMKSGLASHLYLLKYYANHPEELDGNLVFLAACDEEDSSHGVLSALAILKELQTKQGFDYAAAINADFVSPAFAGDENRYIYKGTVGKLLPTFLITGAETHVGSCFEGLDPNFIVSELTSQINYNPELCDEAYGEVTPPPVTLKQSDLKPTYTTQTALAAYVYYNFFTHSWSPKEVLEKLKTEAYIAFERAVTKLEQRFQQYGEKRGEAVSTLGWQPRVLTYNEMQELLIEEHGEAFIQHMQAFKNFLLQQEDLDTRLFSVYVVEEAWKWMKDKAPAIILFYSSLYSPRVDLSEENEKEAALLTAMEQAVIEVQPNYPHPIASRHFFPHISDMSFLAIRDSKEDIQAVIDNNPGWGTKHKVSYEDIRELNVPVINIGPYGMDAHKSLERVEMTYSFEIVPNLTKRVIELLGM from the coding sequence ATGTTAGATTGCAGAGAGGAAATATTGCATTTGACAAAGCAATTCGTACAAATAGAGAGTGTAGTAAATACGGATGGGGAAAAGACGCTGGCATCGTCGCTCTATTCCATTATTTCCAGTTATCATTATTTTAGAGAGCATACAGACCAAGTTATTTTACAGCCAACCGCAAATGATCATATGGAGAGGTACAATGTTCTTGCATTTATTAAAGGGACAAAAGGACAGAGCAATAGAACGGTTATACTCATGGGACATTTGGATACGGTGGACACATTTGATTTTCAGCATTTGCAAAATGAAGCGTGCTCTCCAGAAGCATTGATGACACGGCTTCAGCATGAACCATTACCACCGTCTGTAAAAGCACATTTGGATTCAGAGGATTGGTTGTTTGGTCGAGGCGTTTTGGATATGAAGAGTGGGCTTGCCAGTCATTTATATTTATTGAAGTATTACGCAAATCATCCAGAAGAGTTGGATGGCAATCTTGTGTTTTTAGCGGCTTGCGATGAGGAAGATAGCTCACATGGCGTTTTGTCAGCGTTAGCGATATTAAAAGAGTTGCAAACGAAACAAGGCTTTGACTATGCAGCTGCTATCAATGCTGATTTTGTGTCTCCTGCATTTGCAGGTGACGAGAATCGCTATATATACAAAGGTACAGTTGGAAAATTACTCCCAACATTTCTTATCACCGGGGCAGAAACGCATGTAGGATCTTGCTTTGAAGGATTGGATCCTAATTTTATTGTTTCCGAGCTAACCAGTCAAATCAATTATAATCCAGAACTATGTGATGAAGCATACGGAGAAGTGACACCGCCACCGGTAACCCTTAAACAATCTGATCTCAAACCGACTTATACAACACAAACGGCTCTAGCTGCTTATGTGTACTATAATTTTTTTACACATTCCTGGTCGCCAAAAGAGGTATTGGAGAAATTGAAGACAGAGGCCTATATCGCTTTTGAACGTGCAGTTACTAAATTAGAGCAACGTTTTCAGCAATATGGGGAGAAAAGAGGAGAAGCAGTTTCTACTCTCGGGTGGCAACCTAGAGTACTTACTTACAATGAAATGCAGGAGTTATTAATAGAAGAGCATGGCGAGGCGTTTATACAGCATATGCAAGCATTTAAAAATTTTCTCCTCCAACAAGAGGACCTAGATACGCGGCTATTTTCAGTGTATGTAGTAGAAGAAGCCTGGAAATGGATGAAAGATAAAGCACCTGCTATTATTTTATTTTACTCTTCTTTGTATTCGCCAAGAGTTGACTTATCGGAAGAGAATGAAAAAGAGGCGGCGCTTTTAACCGCTATGGAACAGGCTGTAATAGAAGTGCAGCCAAACTATCCGCACCCTATAGCGTCGCGACATTTTTTTCCACATATTTCCGATATGAGCTTTCTAGCTATCCGTGATTCGAAAGAAGATATTCAAGCTGTGATAGATAATAATCCTGGATGGGGAACAAAGCACAAGGTGTCTTATGAAGATATTCGAGAATTAAATGTACCAGTGATTAATATTGGACCATACGGCATGGACGCGCATAAGAGTTTGGAACGGGTTGAAATGACGTATTCTTTTGAGATCGTACCGAACTTGACGAAACGCGTAATCGAGCTATTGGGGATGTGA
- a CDS encoding MurR/RpiR family transcriptional regulator, producing the protein MIQLINTDLFLLIESSRLKFTVVDEQIAAYFLEGNPPLKQSSIAHKINVSTASITRFCQKIGFENYKEFIFAYRNTLEELTIDKNNVTHNLKFRYKELINNIDENLDIQDIQTVCEYIYRHKIIHVYGLGLSAIAGADFKFRFTRIGKFVEVVQDHNSIEMVSSLLNEDNLVICLSLRARNQYVLDSLRQLQQQGTSIIMITSNQSPEIRKLANVTLLTSSLKNTNEVGQISVQIPLLIIIDMIYSQYISMYRENISKWIHTEHAYLQGHNM; encoded by the coding sequence GTGATACAGTTGATAAACACAGATTTATTTTTATTAATTGAGAGTTCCAGATTGAAATTTACAGTAGTAGATGAACAAATTGCCGCTTATTTCTTAGAAGGAAACCCTCCTCTCAAGCAATCATCTATTGCACATAAAATAAATGTCTCTACTGCTTCTATAACAAGATTTTGCCAGAAAATTGGCTTTGAAAACTATAAGGAATTTATCTTCGCTTATCGAAATACTTTAGAAGAGCTTACCATCGATAAAAACAATGTTACTCATAACCTTAAGTTCCGGTATAAGGAGCTTATTAATAACATCGATGAAAATTTAGATATTCAAGATATTCAAACCGTTTGTGAATATATTTATAGGCATAAAATCATCCATGTTTATGGATTAGGGTTAAGCGCAATCGCGGGAGCAGACTTTAAATTTCGTTTCACAAGAATTGGAAAGTTTGTCGAAGTTGTCCAAGACCATAATTCGATTGAAATGGTATCCTCCCTGCTAAATGAGGATAATTTAGTCATTTGCTTGTCATTACGCGCTAGAAATCAATATGTGTTAGACTCGCTGCGCCAGCTTCAGCAGCAAGGAACATCTATTATCATGATTACTTCAAACCAATCGCCAGAAATTAGAAAGCTAGCAAATGTTACTTTACTGACCTCCAGTTTAAAAAACACGAATGAAGTTGGCCAAATCTCTGTACAGATTCCGCTTCTTATTATAATTGATATGATTTATTCCCAGTATATTAGCATGTACAGAGAAAATATAAGCAAATGGATCCACACAGAACATGCTTATTTACAAGGTCATAATATGTAA
- a CDS encoding glycoside hydrolase family 1 protein, which produces MVTMSQYRFPNDFWWGSAASATQTEGAAAIGGKGKNIWDYWYEQEPNRFFQQIGPAKASRFYEKYKEDIALMKQLGHNSFRLSISWSRLIPNGTGNVNQEAVAFYHQVLDELHKMGIEPFVNLYHFDMPLALQQIGGWENREVVDAFQAYARACFQLFGPKVSKWFTQNEPIVPVEAGYLYDMHYPNIIDFKRAVQVGYHSILASAKAIQAYKEERQQGKIGIILNVTPSYPRSNHPADVKAGKIADLLFNRSFLDVSVKGYFPEELVLLLDEHDLLPSTRAEDEATFSHNTIDLLGVNYYQPRRVKAKESVPHPDAPFMPEHFFDAYEMPGRKMNPYRGWEIYEKGIYDILMNLKNNYGNIECFISENGMGVENEDRFKDESGVIQDDYRITFYKDHLKWVHKALAEGVNVKGYHVWTFMDNWSWMNAYKNRYGLVAVDLNNNAKRSIKKSGWWFRDVATCQGFSDE; this is translated from the coding sequence GTGGTAACTATGTCACAATACAGATTTCCAAACGACTTTTGGTGGGGAAGTGCCGCTTCGGCTACCCAAACAGAAGGTGCTGCAGCAATTGGAGGAAAGGGTAAAAACATTTGGGATTATTGGTACGAGCAAGAACCGAATCGCTTTTTCCAGCAAATAGGTCCAGCTAAAGCATCCCGTTTTTATGAAAAGTATAAAGAAGACATCGCATTAATGAAACAATTAGGGCATAATTCCTTTCGCTTATCCATTTCCTGGTCGCGACTCATCCCTAATGGCACTGGAAACGTCAACCAAGAAGCTGTAGCATTTTATCATCAAGTACTGGATGAGCTTCATAAAATGGGAATCGAACCGTTTGTAAATCTATATCATTTCGATATGCCACTAGCATTACAACAAATAGGTGGCTGGGAAAACCGAGAAGTTGTCGATGCTTTCCAGGCGTATGCACGTGCTTGTTTTCAATTATTTGGTCCAAAAGTCAGCAAATGGTTCACGCAAAACGAACCAATTGTACCTGTGGAAGCAGGTTATCTATACGATATGCACTATCCCAATATCATAGATTTTAAACGAGCTGTCCAAGTAGGATATCACTCTATTCTGGCTAGCGCTAAAGCGATTCAAGCCTATAAAGAAGAAAGACAACAAGGGAAAATAGGTATTATCTTAAATGTTACACCGTCCTATCCAAGAAGTAACCATCCCGCCGACGTAAAAGCTGGAAAGATTGCGGATTTACTATTCAACCGCTCTTTTTTAGATGTTTCTGTTAAAGGTTATTTTCCTGAAGAACTAGTGCTATTACTTGATGAACACGATCTTTTACCATCTACAAGAGCAGAAGATGAAGCAACCTTCTCGCATAATACGATAGATCTATTAGGGGTAAATTATTATCAGCCCCGTCGAGTAAAAGCAAAAGAAAGTGTCCCTCATCCAGATGCACCTTTCATGCCAGAGCATTTTTTTGACGCCTATGAAATGCCTGGAAGAAAAATGAATCCATACCGTGGATGGGAAATATATGAAAAAGGAATCTATGATATTTTAATGAATTTGAAAAACAACTATGGCAATATCGAATGCTTTATCTCTGAAAATGGAATGGGAGTCGAGAACGAGGATCGATTTAAAGACGAATCCGGGGTTATTCAAGATGATTATCGAATTACCTTTTACAAAGATCACTTAAAATGGGTGCACAAGGCTTTAGCAGAAGGCGTAAATGTAAAAGGTTATCACGTCTGGACGTTTATGGATAACTGGTCCTGGATGAATGCATATAAAAATAGATATGGATTAGTAGCCGTTGATTTAAATAATAACGCAAAACGTTCTATTAAGAAAAGTGGCTGGTGGTTTCGAGATGTTGCTACTTGCCAAGGATTTTCCGATGAATAA
- a CDS encoding response regulator transcription factor translates to MENLTILLVDDELSIVQMLKKILLKEGYSNIKTAYNAEQTLQQIDHYNFDFIVLDVMLPDGNGFDLAPKIREKSNAYILYLTAKTTDLDILTGFAMGADDYVTKPFNPLEIVARIKAVQRRLTNSTDQHPSKLKPFIHDFGHFQVNEITKELKVNGQVIYCPALVFRLLVFLCRHPNQVFTKSELLEAVWGLDQFVDDNTVVVHIRRVREKIEPNPSQPRYLITVRGLGYKLITERNV, encoded by the coding sequence ATGGAAAATCTAACTATTTTATTAGTCGACGATGAACTATCCATTGTACAAATGTTAAAAAAAATATTACTTAAAGAGGGGTATTCTAACATTAAAACAGCATACAATGCTGAACAGACCTTGCAACAAATTGATCACTATAATTTTGATTTCATTGTTCTTGACGTGATGCTTCCAGATGGGAACGGATTCGATCTAGCACCTAAGATCCGCGAAAAATCAAATGCTTATATCTTATATTTAACTGCGAAAACAACTGATCTTGATATTTTAACAGGCTTTGCTATGGGTGCGGATGATTATGTAACAAAACCATTCAACCCGCTTGAAATTGTGGCACGTATTAAAGCAGTACAAAGACGGCTAACCAACTCTACGGACCAGCATCCATCTAAACTCAAACCATTTATTCACGATTTTGGTCATTTTCAAGTTAATGAAATAACAAAAGAGCTGAAAGTTAATGGACAAGTAATCTATTGCCCTGCTTTAGTCTTTCGCCTGCTAGTGTTTTTATGTCGCCATCCAAATCAAGTTTTTACAAAGTCTGAATTACTTGAGGCGGTTTGGGGATTAGACCAATTTGTAGATGATAACACGGTAGTTGTTCATATTAGACGAGTACGAGAAAAGATTGAACCAAATCCCAGCCAGCCTAGGTACTTAATTACCGTTAGAGGCTTAGGATATAAATTAATTACGGAGCGTAACGTATGA